In the Puntigrus tetrazona isolate hp1 chromosome 19, ASM1883169v1, whole genome shotgun sequence genome, ACTGGACTGTTCTCTTTGACACCGGCCTTGCCAGGCTTCCTCGTGATAATTGAGATGTattgcttaaaggaatagtttacccaaaaatggaaattaccccatattttgcTCACCCTGAAGCCACCCttggtgtatatgactttcttctttcagataaacacaatctgagtttttaaaaaaaatatcctggctcttccaaacTTGGTAATGTGAGCCGATAGTgcccattattttgaagctccgtaaatggGATATATCCCCAAGTACTGCAATGTAAAACTAACATATATTTCTGCaaggcttcttggctgacctatgactcgACGTATGAcgcaattaaacattaaaacatgtcatactattatttaaactaaatactATACATTTAAACGTGTCATACTATTATAGATAGTCTAATTTTTCTCATAtttgcatcattttattttacattatgcattatgtttAACTATGACTATGTTTTAATTGATGGCTTTCTCCGGGTcttaaaactttattaaaatgaagtaaGACGAAATGATTGCATGCGCCCTCTTTACTTGCAACGTAGAATGAGAACACAAGGATGCAAGATAGATATATACTTGTATACCTAGATTAGTGACCGTTTCTATTGTAGCGGTCTGACTTGACGTCATTCATCATAGTAATCAGTGAATATTTGAAAGATGCCACAGTCCCGCACACAATGGCTCCGTGTGAATCAACAGTATAATGAATGACGTCAAGTTCACCTCTCCAACAGGGCATTCCTGGAGCTGTCCAATGGGGAGTCTATATATGTCTATGACAAAATCACCGAAGAATTTATATTGAGAAACAGtcattgtcttttaaaatgatgaaagttTAATGCCTGTGAAAACAGCTGATTGGGACTACAATGAGCTACTTCCTGATGGCAGACAGACTATTCTTACAATGTCctttatacttttctggaccttgacagtgattaatcattttaacaattCTGATTTTGGGGCGCTGTAACCCTTTAAATACAGCCCCATGAACGCATTCGCATTACATCTACCATCTGTGTCACTCACCTTCTTGTTCTTTTGGTTTCTTCCGACCAGCTGCGTAActcagatatttttttatttcattttcacagtCACCCCTGTTGACATTTCGGTTCAACGCagcatctgaaagaagaaactTGACTATAAATGAGTTGCAAATTCTTAAGCCATAGTGCCTCATACAGTTTATTCGTTCTTAAGGTGAAATCTCAGTcgcagatttatttaaatatgtttcatttCTATGCCTtggttttgaatttaaaaccaAATGCGACTACGGTCAAAATGCAAACGTTCTTGGTTTGTAAGTAGTGTTCATGCAGCACTTTCTTTACCTCTGATCACATCTGTTAACAAAAGTTGAGAGAAGGCCTGTTTATCTCCTCTCCCCTGCCAGTTGAACTGTATAGCCAGATCATCTGTTATGACCGCTTGCATAATTTTCTTCACCACATCTTTGGTAGTAAAACCTCCACACTCTGACAGATGTTTCACCTGTGAagaatttgttttatatgtgaTTCTAATTAGTCGATCATCTCTGTGATCAAATCAAATATCTTAACATATTTGGTctatgtataattaataataataatgttaaactGTACAGTTGCAATAGCCTGCTTGGACTATTATTTggagataataaaataattttgattgcCATCagcatttcttaatttatttattaggaaAAAGTGTATCGTCATAGAACAAGAGGGacatgtattttatgtttagaAGCAAAGGAGTGTACAGTATcccttttaaatattgtataaacgCTGCGTCGACTCACATATTTTTTACGTGTTGCTGAGTTTTTGAGCACTGTTTCAGTCCCGGCCACATCTTCAAGGGTTCCAAGAGGCAGGTTTAGCTTTGCTTTAAAGTTTTTTGAATGTGCACATGTACTGCTGCGGGCTTCAGAAACCGTATTGTTTTTGAGTATTTTCTTTAACATGGTAGAGTTTTCCTGAACCTTGCTCTTGATGTCCCTCAGCATTTGGACGATTTCAGCCTTGTCTGCTGTGCAAAATAAATTGTGATATAATtagcaaaaatagaaaatagtaaTCTCATATTGATCAAGTCAAAAAAACTGACTTACCATCATCTGATTTTCTGGGTGTAGATGCAGGTGTTACTGGAGGAAGTGGTTGATTATTTGATTTCACTTTAGTACTTTCAAACTCCTGTCTTTTTACTCCGCTTAACAAAGTGTCTAATGGATGTGGCCTTTATTtggaaataaacaatatttaatacaatacaaataaactaTTTTGCTCTTTGAAAGGTCAAATCAAAACGCAAGTTTCTTACCAGTCTTCGATTTCTTTTTGCTCCTCTTTTGCTCTCTCAAAAGTGGCTGCAGTAAgataaatattgtattgtattatttgaGAACTTGTTAGACAGCACAAAATcccatattattttaaagtagtgACCATCACCGTATTCTCCGAGAAAGCAAATGCGTAGTTTCTCCCATAGTTTTCCACCTGTTTGAGGTATAATTCTGTCCTGAATAGCTTCCGTGCACTTCTCTGTTGATTTGAATGGAGGCCAGTGGCAGTGTTTCTTGTCT is a window encoding:
- the si:dkey-266f7.5 gene encoding uncharacterized protein si:dkey-266f7.5 isoform X3 → MYAVVTLQDSDEVMVVPLNWLSLDKKHCHWPPFKSTEKCTEAIQDRIIPQTGGKLWEKLRICFLGEYATFERAKEEQKEIEDWPHPLDTLLSGVKRQEFESTKVKSNNQPLPPVTPASTPRKSDDADKAEIVQMLRDIKSKVQENSTMLKKILKNNTVSEARSSTCAHSKNFKAKLNLPLGTLEDVAGTETVLKNSATRKKYVKHLSECGGFTTKDVVKKIMQAVITDDLAIQFNWQGRGDKQAFSQLLLTDVIRDAALNRNVNRGDCENEIKKYLSYAAGRKKPKEQEGLRNEIQNVISTSTMDKHPDIGAL
- the si:dkey-266f7.5 gene encoding uncharacterized protein si:dkey-266f7.5 isoform X6; translated protein: MYAVVTLQDSDEVMVVPLNWLSLDKKHCHWPPFKSTEKCTEAIQDRIIPQTGGKLWEKLRICFLGEYATFERAKEEQKEIEDWPHPLDTLLSGVKRQEFESTKVKSNNQPLPPVTPASTPRKSDDADKAEIVQMLRDIKSKVQENSTMLKKILKNNTVSEARSSTCAHSKNFKAKLNLPLGTLEDVAGTETVLKNSATRKKYVKHLSECGGFTTKDVVKKIMQAVITDDLAIQFNWQGRGDKQAFSQLLLTDVIRDAALNRNVNRGDCENEIKKYLSYAAGRKKPKEQEDLLLCWTQMR
- the si:dkey-266f7.5 gene encoding uncharacterized protein si:dkey-266f7.5 isoform X4; this encodes MYAVVTLQDSDEVMVVPLNWLSLDKKHCHWPPFKSTEKCTEAIQDRIIPQTGGKLWEKLRICFLGEYATFERAKEEQKEIEDWPHPLDTLLSGVKRQEFESTKVKSNNQPLPPVTPASTPRKSDDDKAEIVQMLRDIKSKVQENSTMLKKILKNNTVSEARSSTCAHSKNFKAKLNLPLGTLEDVAGTETVLKNSATRKKYVKHLSECGGFTTKDVVKKIMQAVITDDLAIQFNWQGRGDKQAFSQLLLTDVIRDAALNRNVNRGDCENEIKKYLSYAAGRKKPKEQEGLRNEIQNVISTSTMDKHPDIGAL